Below is a window of Cryptococcus neoformans var. neoformans JEC21 chromosome 12 sequence DNA.
TTGTTAGGACTTGCCATGCAGAAATTGTCTTCCTTTCAAACCTTAAAAGCATATATGCTAATAAATGCATTGTATATCAAGCTACACCTGCTATCACCATGTTAGATTTCAATCTGGGAGTATCACACTGGATATAAACTCACCACAAGCTTACGCGCCGGGCCTTTGCCAGTCGTAGTTCCACCCCTTTCCTCTGCTCTCCACGGGAACCCACGCTTCCCTTGGTACCAAACCTTCCACTCTAGTCTCCAACCATCTCTGCTCCAaagtcttctttccctttggcTGTTCTCCTCTCCTGTGCGCCTGTCTGACTGACGCAACTGCCAGGTTGTACACTTGTCGGTGGTATAATCCCCCCTTGCCATCTGCACTCTCCGGACCTCCATTTTCATGATTGGTTATCctctcaagctcatcaCACGCTTCCACCATGCTCTTGTACTTGGCGTCCAACGCAATCTTTCGAGCCTCACGAAGTTCACGCTGGTAAAGCTGCCATGCTCGTTCAATAGTTTCGTACGCTTCAGCGGAAGGAATGACTGCCTGAAGTCGCTCGAGGTAGTCGGGGTGGTATGAGCCTgtaggtgaagaagaagtgggagCGTAAGAGTCGTGAGGGTAAAGTGTGTTTCGGAGGACTTCTGAGCGAGAGTCGGCGGGCTGGTGCAGATGAGGATTACCGCCAGAGGGCTTGGCGGCAGCGGCGTAGGCCCTTCGGAGTAGAGGTCGGGCGATAGGTGCAAGGGGACGGAAGAATGAGGACATTATGTAGTTTGTAAATGCTTTTTTGGTGAATAGACGAGGTTTCGGACGTTTTattggaaagaggaaagacaaAGTGGTGACATGGAGTTTGAGTGATGTCCGCCGTTAATAACTAACGCCGACATTTTCCGTGCCTCTTCAACGGACGGacgaacgaacgaacgTCGGACGACAGTAGAAAGGCATGGCTCGATCGAGGCGACAAGCTGTGATTTCTTCTACATAGATGTTGCATACTGGCAGACTATATTATGTATTGCTACACTTTCATTATTACATTATTCGGTGACTTCAAGGACGATCTTTAACCAGTAGGGGTCAGCTATGATCAGTCCCAAAGGAAACCTTAACCTACTTTGCCGCTGTTCTTGTTGCCCTCCATAGCCTTGTGGGCCTCAGTAACTTTGGACCAGGGGTAAATCTGAACGGATATTTACATAAGTGCTTTCCATGTGGACCAAAGCATGTGAGCTCACCTCATGAACTTTGATTGTCATAGTATCATCGAGGATCTTGGGCAagatcttttcttcaaacGTCTTCAATAATTTGGCCTGGTACTCTGGACTTCTGGACCTCAAGGTAGATCCCTTGAAAGTCAATCTCTTGCCTAAGAAAGGAGCCATACTAGCTCCCGCCGGGAATTTGGCGCCAGACATGAAGGCGAGGGAGTAAAGTGTACCATCGAGCCGAAGGACATTAACGTTCTGGAGGAAGTAGTTGGTCCCAATAAAGTCGATGACGAGGTCAACACCATTCGTAATTTTTTTgatttcttcctcaaaaTCTATTTTGTGTTAATACAAAAAACCGCACAAGACTATAATGACCTACTTTGTGTCTTGTAGTTAAACACATGCAATCTGTCGGAATGACCGAGCTGCTTCAAGAACTCCACCTTTTCATCTGTTCCGCAAGTTGTAAAGACCTTGGCAGCACCGAGAGCGTGCACTAATCGCAGTTAGACATAGATTTCGTATATGGTTGGAAGGTGACGCTCACAAGCAATCTGGATCGCAGCGATACCAACACCAGAGGCGCCTGCGTGAATAAGGACATTCTGGCCTTCCTTCAGAGGCGCTTCGAGCGTCAAAGCTTGAGTAGCTATTCCTTTTGAGTCAGTAATGGCTATACGGGGACAAATCACTTACCGGTCATCCACACCTCAGGAATAGAGGCAGCCTGGACCCAGCTCAACTTCTCGGGCTTGGCCAAAAGCATTATCTCAGGAGACACGATATACTCCGCATAAGCGCCCTGGAGGTGGTGCGTCAGGGGTGGGTCAAAGGGAAGTATAAACCACCTACTCCATAGGACAAACCAAATACCTCATccccctctttccatttaTTCACTCCCTCTCCAAGTTTGGTAACAATGCCTGAGAACTCAACCCCCAAGATGGTTTTGGAAGcctgaggaggaaggggataCTTTCCCTCACGTTGAAGGATATCCATGCGGTTCAAACCAAAGTTCCTAATCTACAGCGAAATCTGTGGTCAGCCTAGCAAACAAAGCGTATTTACGATAACCCCCCACTATCATTTACTCACTTTAACTTGGACTTGGCCATTTCCGGGTTCGGGCGTGGGTTCATGACCCAAATAGAGATCATCGGCGTGGCCAGTACCATTTTTGATCAATACAGCCTTCATGTTTTCTGGTATTTGAACTTGTCTGGCGACTGTTGTTCCGAATAATCGAATGGAGCACGGCCGAATGTACCTTGAGGTTATTGATGTGGTTGCCCGAGGGGTTGGAGTagagagaagacgaggaataTGTCTTGTCTGCAGTGTCCTAATTAGAGGTCGGGAATGTGACATAGGAAGGTAAATATAGTCTACTGTGGATTCCTCGTTACTACCAGTGATTATTTCAAGATCTCATGCGACGAATGACTGATCGCCGAGTGCTAACAAGTGAGCGTCATAACGAAAGTGGAGGTTGGCTAATAATCCGATCCAAAATAGAGAAGAACAGCGCGGAAAAACAAAGCAAAACTTTACGTAATCTACCCCTAAAGGGGCATGCTACCACCACTGCACCAACAACGAAGCGGCTAGTGACTATGCCACCGAAGCCCATTGTTGATTTGAAGGTGTTTTCTTTACTTATCTATATTAGTTTTAATTCGGTCGATCGAGTCTTGTTATTTCATGCGTGGGAGTAATGTTGCATGGCGGATCCAGTCGACAGTGAAATGTAGACATAACCAGCACGTACCCCTGTTTAGGTGATATTTTACCCGTAGCCCATGAGTGAGCACAGTAACGGAATCGCACCACCATTGATACTCATACTGTATTAACTTCTGCACCGCACCAGTTCGTCGCCCGCCGCTTTGTCAGATAAAGTGTCGTTCAACATTCGTTCGTTAACTTCATGTTTCCTCTTATTCCTCAGTTTCTTTTTGCCCTCCCTGTTTGTTTGACTTCTCTTAAAAGCTCTCAAATTTCTCCTAACATTCAAACAGTCAGTACCATGGCCACTAATCGTATGTCTCACAAGTACATAGTTCCAACATCCAATTGCATGCCTCACGAGtcatcctctgcctcaATCAACGATCCCCTTGCACCCTACCAAAGCCCCATGGGTTCGTCCCCGAACTTCAGGCACCAGTCCTCTGGCAACTTCCGTTATACCTCGGCACTAATCAAGGGAGATAAtagagaagatgaacaaTGGGGAGTACAGAGTCATTGGTCCGATTGGGGAAGTGAGAATTCGAGGGCAGGAGGCAAGAAAGATGACCGACGTAGTGGAGGTTTGAGGAGAATGTTTACCAAGTCTGGTAAAAATGGGAAAGTTGAGTAAGTGCACTGCATATGGATGACGGGATTTGCCAGCTTATGCCGAGAGCAGTCGCTCCAGGTGCTCATCCGCcgacttcctcctcagTCAACCGAAAGAGCGTTCGTCTCCAGTTAAAGACATCAAGTCACCGATCCGTTCAAGCCGTCCAGCAACCGAATTCTTTCCCAACTTTCTCAAAGTATCCAGCTATAGTCCAAGTCGGCAGCATACCCGACTTGACGATTCCCATGGCGCTGGATGTAGTCCCCGAAGCATCGAAAGGAGTATATCAAAACACAAGAGAACTCCCTTGAAGACCAGTGATGttgttcctcttcactGGAAGAGCGCAGATAGAGCTAGAAGTCCGTCAACAGGTAGAAATAGCGAGTCAAGTACTTCGCCTTTAATAGATAGAACGGGCTCCCTGGTGCAACGTCTTCAAAATCTTGACAACCTTCCGGACAGTCGGTATCCTGGCCCAAAGGCAAAAGGCTCGTATGGCACACCGACTCCTGACCGACCACGACCTTTCAGACGAGCATCCCAGTCAAGCGATCTTCTACCACGTCTTGACTGCCAGAGTCCTTGTGCTCAAAAAGGGGGCCCCCAGACTCGCGAATCAGAGGAGGACGTTTTTTCTGCACTTGCTTCACAACAAGAACCATCTCGTCGAAAGCGGTCAGCAACCCAGCCAACGCGTCGCAATGACCTTCACGAACAACCTTCCCGGCAGCCTAGTCGATCTTTATCAATCAAGCGCCCTTCAGAGGCCAATATCGCTCACTGGACGAATTACCCAGCTTCATCTTCGGCTCAGCATCATAGACAAGGTTCCATGGACCGTGCGGAGGCCCTCGTAATGCTTGAACGGATGAAATCGACGGGCAAACTCAGAATCGCCAACCCGGATCCTCCTGGCGTATCCAATTTATCTATGACCCGTCAGCTCTCACCATCACCTACGAAACCCGTAAACGCTTGCAGCTTGTACGGCGGATTGGCCTCTGATTCTGATGATAGCCTGTCAGTCAACAAGACCCCACACTGTTTGCCAGACAAATACTTTTCAAAAGAAAGCCAGGGCAACTTTCCGGCCAAATCGTACACAACACCTAGCCGCAGTCAAGCGTACGCATCGTTCCGGAAAGCTCAGTCAAGCCGCAAGACAAACACTCCCACATCTAACCGACCTGAAAGATCTCCCCATTGTCCTCTCCTGGGATCAGCCGCCGCAGGAAAGTCCCCGTTGCATAATGACGAACCCTTTGTTGATAGTTTGGCATATCTCACGtctcctcaatctccttctcagTCCCTTGCTCGGAGCTCGACGGGCAACATGTCTGTATTCCACGGATCGCATATTGGATCGCCCTCACCCAAGAATAAGCacgggaaagaggaggaggagttgTTACTGGATAGCGATGCGGACAGCAATGTCGACAGTGGTGACTATAGGACATTGTTCGGAAGTGTAAGGAGGCTTAGTGAGGGAAATTCGTCAGTGACGGACATGTATCTGGAGAGCTTTTACAGCGATGATGTGAATGGGCAGGATACTAGGGATGAGAGTCCCGAGCCGAGGATTGTGGAAGACGGGCCTCTTCTCCCGAAAAGTCTGAGTTTGAGAAAGACGAGAAAGGTAGGAGATCGATTGGTAAAGGCATGAAGCGCTAGGACAATGGTTTCTTGGAACGGGATGTGACAGTTGAGATGTTGAATTGGATAGTATACATAAATCCCTGTACTTTTTTTTACGAGTCAGTAGATGTCGTTTGTTCTTGTACACATGAATTAGTAGCTTGTTACGCGTTAGCTGTAAATCTAATCTTGATTTATGCATCTTTTGCCATTGGTAAGTTTCGTTTTTTTATTATTCCTAACTAGACCAAGAGCAAAGAGCTCAAAGTAGCCTCGGTGGCCACAACCTGCAAAAAAGTTGTATCAGTTGGGTGATCAAGCTTTAAAAAGGAATATGGCAATTTACCTCGAGCGCTTGTTGAACCTCGAGTTTTCTCCTCGCCTGCTGCAACCAGTCATTCGCCAACTTGGCCGGCCATCCTGTCAGACTGTTAATCTCTCGCGCGGCACCATCCAAATCCTTTTCGGCAAGACACCACTCGGCCCTAGCCAAGACGGCACCGACGCTGTCTCCGGGAACTCGTCCGGCTTGGGGTCGGAACATGATCTTGGAAAGACCTGCGGACGCAAGATGGGAGATGACGGTGGCTTCTTCAGGAGCGGGGACGAGGGAGGATGATTGAATTCGGGGAGCGACAGTGTTGGTGAACCATGATGAGAGGGCGGCAAAGGATTTGACACCTGTTTGGGGGATACCAGACTTTTCAATCTGCTCAAGGGCGGAGCGGACGACGCCTTCACCGCTGCTTGCTGTGGGAGTAGAGAGGCTCTTGAGAGCACGGAGCTCGTCGTCAAAGGCAAGATCACCAGAGTCGACCTTGGACTGCACAGCTCGGAGGGCGGACCAGATCTTGTGGAGTCGGACATTGTCGTCAAGGGTGGCAGAGTTGTCGAGGGTGATTCGCTCGAGCTGTTTCAGCGAGGTGGTGAGGCTGTCAAGCTTGGCGAGACGGCCACCACGCTCAGTCTCGACTTGGGTCTTGATGGAACGGAGCCATCGTCGCTGGAGCTCGATACCTTGGGATACGACCTCTTCTCTGAGCCTGAATTATTGTTAGTTTCACGAACAAGTACAAGactttttattttattttttagTACACTTACCTCTGTTCAATACTTTGCCTCTGTTGTTCCAACTCGCCTTCCAGCTCCTTCCTCCAGTCCTCAACCATAGTCTGTCTCTCGTGCTGCCAAGTCTGTTTCAATCCTTCCTCAGACTTGGCCTTCTCAGCCTCCATGCTCTTCAAAAGCGCCTCAaactccttcttcttctcgctgATAGACTGCTCaagctttgccttttcgGCCTTCTTGACTTCCTGAAGCCTAGCGTTGAGCGCAGTCAGGTCGTCCTGGGCCTTGTTCAGGATACCGGTAGCATCGGAAGAGAGGGCCTTGGAAggggtggaaagggaagacgTCAGAGAGTCAATGGTGGAAGCAAGctgggagatgatgggctCCTCGGAAGCAAACTCCTTGACCTTGGGGACAAGCAAGGGGAGCCTCTCCTTGATCTCTTCGACCTTTTCCTCgaccttctccttcttggtggacggaggaggagggaggtaGTAGCCGGGAGGGGGCTCGTGGCCgagcggaagaggaggaccGGTGTAGAGCTTCTTGCCCTCGTAGGAAGGGACCTGAGGCGTGACCGTCTCTGGCTTGAGCTCACGGGGTCGCTGGGTGTCGGGGAAGGGGCTTGAAGGTCGCGCCTCGGCGGGCTTGACCTTGTCGGCAGCCTCAGCGGCCTTGTGCTCCGTCTTGTGCAGAGCACTCTCGGCTGCCCGGACGATACCCTCCACGCCCTCGGAAAAGTTGAATGGCGCATCCTTGGTTGCCTCCTGCACCTTGTGCTTGGCCTCGCCGGTGAGCTCCTTCAGCCTGGCCTCGGCCTCGTGGGTCTTTTGCTCGACAGCCTTCCTGAGCTCCTCGGCCCTTTCGTGGATCTTTTGAGACGCCGTGTGCTTGCCGACGACGTGGTCCTTGGCCTCGTCCGCCTTGTCCTTTACCTGCGCAGGGACCTTGGCAGCCTCCTGCCTGACCTCGCCAATCTTCCGCTCGACCTTTTCCGTCCTGGTCTCCGGCCTGGCGCCCGTGATGGACTGCCATGCCCGGACGGCCTTCCCGCTCACGTTGTCCCAGTCGTTGTCGTCTGCATAGTCCGCCACCGCCTCGCCGCCCGGCACGTACTGGGTGAAGAGGTCGCGGTACGCGTCAGACTTGGTGCCGACGTAGCCGGACAGCGCGTAGAAGCCGGCGACAC
It encodes the following:
- a CDS encoding mitochondrion protein, putative, with translation MYAQLRTAHYRAPRSLRPQPQRRLLATPPPPPPPASGLPPNPPPPTGVVHPRPAVAHAKPPAVPGSSTVARPPPGRPRRFRRVFVYTALGVAGFYALSGYVGTKSDAYRDLFTQYVPGGEAVADYADDNDWDNVSGKAVRAWQSITGARPETRTEKVERKIGEVRQEAAKVPAQVKDKADEAKDHVVGKHTASQKIHERAEELRKAVEQKTHEAEARLKELTGEAKHKVQEATKDAPFNFSEGVEGIVRAAESALHKTEHKAAEAADKVKPAEARPSSPFPDTQRPRELKPETVTPQVPSYEGKKLYTGPPLPLGHEPPPGYYLPPPPSTKKEKVEEKVEEIKERLPLLVPKVKEFASEEPIISQLASTIDSLTSSLSTPSKALSSDATGILNKAQDDLTALNARLQEVKKAEKAKLEQSISEKKKEFEALLKSMEAEKAKSEEGLKQTWQHERQTMVEDWRKELEGELEQQRQSIEQRLREEVVSQGIELQRRWLRSIKTQVETERGGRLAKLDSLTTSLKQLERITLDNSATLDDNVRLHKIWSALRAVQSKVDSGDLAFDDELRALKSLSTPTASSGEGVVRSALEQIEKSGIPQTGVKSFAALSSWFTNTVAPRIQSSSLVPAPEEATVISHLASAGLSKIMFRPQAGRVPGDSVGAVLARAEWCLAEKDLDGAAREINSLTGWPAKLANDWLQQARRKLEVQQALEVVATEATLSSLLLV